One stretch of Mesotoga infera DNA includes these proteins:
- a CDS encoding NAD-dependent protein deacylase (Modulates the activities of several enzymes which are inactive in their acetylated form), translating into LDYLADHLFRVELERFSCEVLNLLDEES; encoded by the coding sequence CTAGATTATCTCGCTGACCATCTCTTCAGAGTCGAACTGGAAAGATTTTCATGTGAAGTCCTCAATCTTCTGGATGAAGAATCATGA
- a CDS encoding DUF59 domain-containing protein, producing the protein MSVTKEVVMKALGEVYDLEIGFDIVSLGLIYGVEVQENNDVRIKMTMTTPMCPLAGLMLEDARRKVSEIEGIGEVKMELTFDPPWTPEMASDDVRKMLGI; encoded by the coding sequence TTGAGTGTGACAAAAGAAGTTGTTATGAAAGCTCTGGGGGAAGTGTACGATCTCGAAATAGGTTTTGATATTGTCTCCCTCGGATTGATATACGGTGTGGAAGTGCAAGAAAACAACGACGTCAGAATTAAGATGACAATGACGACGCCTATGTGTCCTTTAGCCGGGCTTATGTTAGAAGATGCAAGAAGAAAGGTGAGCGAGATCGAAGGGATCGGTGAAGTCAAAATGGAACTTACCTTCGACCCACCCTGGACACCTGAGATGGCGAGTGACGACGTAAGAAAGATGCTAGGAATTTGA
- the prmC gene encoding peptide chain release factor N(5)-glutamine methyltransferase: MRLQQLTEISRKKLAEAGIDNSRFVVLLLAKEIMSISEADIILKKTEEIHSPLANTYLAAVERVASGEPIDYVLGFRDFFGIRLKLSPSVLIPRNETEELVEIVIDGENSSRVFADIGTGSGAIACALARHIPSAIVYATDVSKDALALAEENAWRNGIHNIKFIEADNIEGLGSFLEHVEVLVSNPPYIRTDDINSLDSSVRNHEPQIALDGGKDGLDFYREFLRHLPSGKKVYLEISQYETEGLTGLARDLKGYCCEFRKDFSGNYRFMILHPED, from the coding sequence TTGAGGTTACAGCAATTAACGGAGATATCCAGGAAGAAACTGGCCGAGGCGGGAATTGATAATTCCCGCTTTGTTGTGTTATTGCTTGCGAAGGAAATTATGTCTATAAGTGAAGCCGATATTATCCTCAAGAAAACTGAAGAAATCCACTCTCCACTCGCCAATACATACCTTGCTGCGGTGGAGAGAGTTGCCAGTGGAGAACCGATAGATTATGTGCTGGGATTCAGAGATTTTTTTGGGATTCGACTGAAGCTCTCTCCTAGCGTCTTGATACCCAGGAACGAGACAGAGGAGCTGGTTGAGATTGTCATTGACGGCGAAAACAGTTCAAGAGTATTTGCCGATATAGGAACAGGAAGCGGAGCAATAGCGTGCGCATTGGCCAGGCATATTCCTTCCGCGATTGTTTACGCAACAGATGTTTCGAAAGATGCCCTTGCACTAGCAGAGGAAAATGCCTGGAGGAACGGTATTCACAACATAAAGTTCATTGAGGCGGACAACATAGAAGGATTAGGTTCTTTTCTGGAACATGTGGAAGTCCTGGTTTCTAATCCTCCATATATAAGGACAGACGACATTAATTCTCTGGATTCATCTGTAAGAAACCATGAACCTCAGATTGCGCTGGACGGCGGGAAGGATGGTCTTGACTTCTACAGAGAGTTTCTCAGACATCTACCCAGTGGAAAGAAAGTCTACCTCGAAATATCGCAGTACGAGACTGAAGGGCTTACTGGCTTGGCTCGTGACCTGAAAGGTTATTGTTGCGAGTTCAGGAAGGACTTCTCGGGAAACTACCGATTCATGATTCTTCATCCAGAAGATTGA